The Anaeromyxobacter sp. sequence GCTCCGGCTACCTCGGCTGGCCCGCCAGGCCGGCCAGCCCCGGCAGCCCCTCGGCCAGCCCGTCCATCATGAACTGCACGGCGATGGCCACCAGCAGCAGGCCGGCGGCCCGCTCCAGGATGGCCAGGCCGGTGGGGCCGAGCACCCGCTCGGTGCGGGTGGCGCTGGCCAGGATGACGAAGGCGGCGGCGCAGGTGATCCCGATGGCGCCGAGCACCGGCAGCGCGTGCCACCACGGGCCAGCGCGGGCCCGGGCCATGAGGACGATGCAGGTGGCGATGGAGCCCGGGCCGGCCAGCAGCGGCATGGCCAGCGGCACGATGGCGATGTCCTCCTTGCCGGCGCCGGCCGCCACCTCCCCCTCGGTGATGCGGGTCTTGGAGGGCTGGGTCCGGATCATGTCGAGCGCCAGCAGCAGCAGCACCATGCCGCCCGCCACCTTGAAGGCCGGCAGGCCGATGCCCAGCAGCTTGAAGATCCAGGCGCCGGCCAGGGCGAAGGCCGAGAGCACCAGGGCGGCGGTCACCGAGGCGCGCAGCGCCGTCTGGCGCCGGCGCTCGGCCGTGTGGTCCCGGGTCATGGCCAGGAAGAACGGCACGGCCGAGAGCGGGTCCACCACGAAGAAGACCGCCGACAGGGAGACGAGCGAGAGGGCCAGGGCGTCGGAGAACACGGCAGGCTTGTACACCGGCCGGCCGGGGGCGCGCACCCCCTGCCGCGCCGCGCGGCCGGGGACCTACCAGCCGGACAGCCGGATCGACCAGACCTTGCGGATGGCCTCGAGCACGATGCGGCGGGACATCTTGGAGTGGCCCACCCGCCGGTCCACGAAGGTGATGGGCACCTCGCGCACCTGGAAGCCGCGCCGGACCGCCCGGTAGGTGAGCTCGATCTGGAAGGCGTAGCCGGTGCACTGGACGCTGCCGAGGTCGATGCCCTCCAGCACCTCGCGCCGGAAGCACTTGAACCCGCCGGTCAGGTCGCGGATCGACAGGCCGAGGATGGTGCGGGCGTAGAGGCTGCCGCCCAGGCTGATGAGCTTGCGCCCCAGCCCCCAGTTGACCGTGCCGCCGCCCCGCACGTAGCGCGACCCCAGCACCAGGTCGGCGGTCTCGGCCGCCGCCAGCAGCTCCGGCAGGTGGCGCGGGTCGTGCGAGAAGTCGCAGTCCATCTCCAGCACCAGGCCGTAGTCCCGCGCCAGGGCCCAGGCGAAGCCGGCCAGGTAGGCCTTGCCGAGCCCCTCCTTGCCGGCCCGGTGCAGCACCTTGACCCGGGGCTGCCGGGCCGCCAGCTCGTCGGCCAGCCGGCCGGTGCCGTCGGGCGAGTTGTCGTCGATCACCAGGATGTCGACCTGCGGGGCCACGGCCAGCACGGCCTCGACCATGGGCCCGAGGTTCTCCCGCTCGTCGTAGGTGGGCAGGCAGACCAGCGCCTTCCTCGCTCCGCTCATCTCGCCAGCTCCTCCGCCACCACCTGGGCCACCCGCTCCGGCGCGCCCGGCTCGCCGAGCGAGGCCCGCACCTCGGCCAGCCCCTCGAGCTGCGCCCGCCGGGCCGGCCCCTCGGGCAGCACCGCCAGGATCTCCGCCGCCATCGCCTCCGGGCTGGCCCCGCCCTGCAGCAGCTCCGGCACCACGCGCCGCCCCACCAGCAGGTTGACCAGCGAGAAGAAGGTGAGCCGGACCAGCAGGCGCGCCACCAGGTAGCTCAGCCAGGAGAACTTGTAGACCACCACCAGCGGGCGCAGCATCAGCCCGGCCTCCAGCGTGGCGGTGCCGCTCTTCACCAGGGCGGCGTCGCTGGCCCCCACCACCTCGTCGGCGCGCCCCTCCACCAGGGTGACGTCCAGGGTGGCGTGGGCCGCCAGGAAGGGCGCCAGCTCCTCGCGGGCCAGCGTGGGGGCCACCGGCACGGCGAACTGGACGTCCGGGTGGACGGCTCGGATCCGCTCGGCCGCCTCCAGCATGGGCGGGAAGAGGCGCCGGAGCTCGCTGCGCCGGCTGCCCGGGATGAGCGCCACCGTGGTGCGCCCCTCGGCCAGGCCGAGCGCCCGGCGGTAGTGCGCCGGCCCGGCCGGCTGCGGCCGCTCGGCGAACGGGTGGCCGACGAAGGAGGCCCGCACCCCCGAGCCCTGGTAGGCGGCCGGCTCGAACGGCAGGATGCAGAGCATGCGCTCGACCACCTGGGCGATGTGGCGGGCCCGACCCCGACGCCAGGCCCAGATGGTGGGCGAGATGTAGTAGACGACCCGCACCCCCTGCGCCTTGAGGCTGGACGCCAGCCGCAGGTTGAAGTCCGGCAGGTCCACCAGCAGCGCCACCTTGGGGCGGCGCGTCGCGGCCGCGGCCTTGAGGCCGCGCAGGATGGCCAGGATGCGGGGGATGCGCGGCAGCACCTCCACCAGGCCCATCACCGAGATGTCCTCGGCCGGGAAGAGCACCTCGAGGCCGGCGGCGCGCAGCCTGGGGCCGCCCACGCCGAAGGCCGTCAGGCCGGGGCGGAGCCGCTTCAGCTCCTGGAGGACGCGCGCCGCGTGCAGGTCGGCGCTCGCCTCGCCCGCCACGATGAGGATCTCCTCGGCCACGCCGGAGGGCTTATAACACGCCGCTCCCCCCCCCTCGGCCGCCCACCGGCCCCTGGGCGCCTCAGGCGGACCGCCGCCAGGGCCCGGGCGCGCGCCGCGGCGCAGGTCGGCGGCGCCCCCGGGGTCGTCACCTCCCGTGAAGCGCACCCGCCCGCACCAGCTGCGCCGGGCTCGCCAGGGGCCGCGGGCTCCCTCCACGGCGCAGCCCTTGCGCCTCGGCTCGGGTCCGGCGCCCCACCACGCACCTCGCGGCGTCACCCCTGCGCCTCACCGCGCCTCGTCGCCCGGGGCGGTGGCTCCTGGCCGGCGCGCCTTGCGGCCGTTCACCGCAGCGCTGACGGCACACCGGATGCTCCCTCCACGGGCCGGAGGTCACACATGCTCTCGACGATGAGGATGGGCTCGAAGATCCTTGCCGGTTTCGGCGCCGCGGTGCTGGTGATGTTGCTGGTGGGGGTCGTCGCCTACCTCGGCTCGACCACCCTGGCCGCCCACATCGAGGAGCTGAGCGACGTCGAGTTCCCGGCCTACCGCGCCATCGCGACCATCAAGGAGGGGCAGACCGCGGTGGCCCGCGGGCTGAACACGGTGGTGCAGCGGCGCGCCACCGCGGACATGCTGGAGTCCGGGCACGCCGACGTGCGGGACGCCTTCGGGCGGATCGACGGCGCCTGGAAGGCCTTCGAGGCCCTGGAGCGCTCGACGGAGGTCGGCCAGGCGTGGGCGGGGGTGAAGGGCCCGTTCGGCGACTGGCGCGGGCGCGCCGCCCGGCTGCAGGCCACCATCGAGGACCGCACCCGGCGGCTCCGGTCCGGCACGTCCAAGGACGACCCGGCGGTGCTGGCCCTCGACGAGGACATCTTCTCCCAGTACGGGGAGCTGCGGCGGGCCTTCAAGCCGGCCGAGGCGCCGGTGCTGGCGGTGGCCGCCGCCGTGGAGCGCGAGCTCGAGCTCACCCAGGCCGCGTCGCAGCGCGACGCCGGCCGCACCGTGACGGCCCTGCTGATCGCCATCCTGGTCGGGGCGGCGCTGCTCATCGCCCTGGGCGCCCTCCTGGGCAGGAGGATCGGCGGCACGGTGGCGGCGCTGGTGGGGGAGGCGGGCAAGCTGCGCCAGGCGGTGCAGGCGGGGCAGCTCGGGGTGCGCGGGGACGAGGCGGCGGTGGAGGGGGAGTTCCGGCCCATCATCGCGGGCATCAACGAGACCATGGCGGCGGTGGAGAGGCCGACCCGCATGGTGGTGGAGTGCGTGTCGCGGATCGGCCAGGGGGACATCCCGCCCAAGATCACCGAGCGGTACCAGGGCGACTTCGACCTCATCAAGGGCTCGCTGAACGGCTGCATCGACGCGGTGAACGCGCTGGTGGCGGACGCGTCCATGCTGGCCAGGGCCGGGGTGGAGGGGCGGCTGGCCACCCGGGCCGACGCCTCGAAGCACCAGGGCGACTTCCGCAAGGTGGTGGCCGGCGTCAACGACACGCTGGACGCGGTCATCGGCCCGCTCAACGTGGCGGCCCGGTACGTGGACCAGATCTCCAAGGGGCAGATCCCGGAGAAGATCACGGCGGCCTACGCCGGCGACTTCAACACCATCAAGGAGAACCTGAACCGGTGCGTGGACGCGGTGAACCGGCTGGTGGCCGACGCCGGGATGCTGGCCCAGGCCGGCGTGGAGGGCCGCCTGGCCACCCGCGCCGACGCCAGCAAGCACGAGGGCGACTTCAAGAAGGTGGTGGAGGGGGTCAACCAGACGCTGGACGCGGTCATCGGGCCGCTCAACGTGGCGGCCAGGTACGTGGACGAGATCTCCCGCGGGGCCATCCCGCAGAAGATCACCGAGCGCTACGCCGGCGACTTCAACACCATCAAGGACAACCTGAACACCTGCATCGACGCGGTGAACCGGCTGGTGGCCGACGCCGGCACCCTGGTGGACGCGGCGGTGGCCGGGCGGCTCGCCACCCGGGCGGACGCCTCGAAGCACCAGGGGGACTTCAAGAAGATCGTGGACGGCGTCAACCAGACGCTGGACGCGGTGCTGGCGCCCATCACCGAGGCGGCCGGGGTCCTGGAGAAGCTCTCCACCCGCGACCTGCGCGCCCGGGTGACCGGCAGCTACCAGGGCGAGCACGCCAGGATCAAGGACTCCCTCAACGCCACGGGGCAGGCCCTGGAGGAGGCCATCTCCCAGGTGGCCGCGGCGGTGGAGCAGGTGTCGAGCGCGTCGCAGCAGATCGCCGCCTCGTCGCAGGCGGTGGCCTCCGGCGCGTCCGAGCAGGCCTCCTCGCTCGAGCAGACCAGCTCGTCCCTCGAGTCGGTGCTCTCCATCACCAGGCAGGCCACCGACCACGCCCAGCAGGCCAACACGCTGGCCGCCGAGGCCCGCACCGCCGCCACCGACGGCGCGGCGGCGGTGGAGCAGATGCAGGGGGCCATGGGGAAGATCAAGGCCTCGGCCGAGAGCACCTCGCAGATCATCCGGGACATCAACGACATCGCCTTCCAGACCAACCTCTTGGCCCTGAACGCGGCCGTCGAGGCGGCCCGGGCCGGCGAGGCCGGCCGCGGCTTCGCGGTGGTCGCCGAGGAGGTCCGCAGCCTGGCGCTGCGCGCCAAGGAGGCGGCCATGAAGACCGAGGAGCTCATCCGCCAGTCGGTCAAGCAGGCCGGTGAGGGCGAGGTGACGGCCAGGCACATGGCCGGGAAGCTCGGCGAGATCGTCAGCGGCATCGGCAAGGTCTCGGACATCGTCTCGGAGATCGCCGCCGCCGCGAAGGAGCAGTCGTCCGGCATCGACCAGGTCAACCAGGCCGTTGGGGAGATGGACAAGGTGACCCAGCAGAACGCCGCCTCCGCCGAGGAGTCCTCCTCCGCGGCCAGCGAGCTGAACGGCCAGGCCGAGGAGCTGGCCGCCATGGTCGGCGCCTTCCAGCTGAGCCGGGGCGCCACGAGCGGCCAGGTGCGGCGCCCGACCGCCACCTCGCAGCAGGCGCGCGCCGCCGCCCCGACCCGGAGGCCCGCCGCGGCGCTCAGGGGCAAGCCCGGGCCGGACGCCTTCCCCATGGACCAGGCCGACGACGTCAGGGACTTCTAGGCGGGAGCGGGCCGGCGCACCGCCGCGGGGCGCACCTCGACTCCGCGCCTGCGGCGCTCCGCTCGGTGCGAACGGGGGGGGGCCTGCCCTCCCCTACACCTGCCCGGCCGCCACCATGATCCAGCGCAGCGCCAGCCCGCCCACCAGCACCAGGGCCGGGGCCACCAGCGTGGCGCGCAGCACCTTTCGGCCCTCCAGGACCTCCAGCAGCGCCGGCACGCCCAGGCCCGTCACCACCACCAGCGCCCAGAAGGCCGCGGTGTAGGGCCCGCCCAGGAGCAGGCCCGCCGCCGCCTGGCTGGCCGCCGGCCCGGAGGCCAGGCCCACCAGGAAGAGGAGCAGCAGCACCACCTCGGCGCCGATGGCCCACAGGTCCCACCGGGCCAGCGCGTGGCGCTCGTCGTGGCTCACCGGGAAGAGCATGAGCAGGGCCGCGCCGGTGGAGAGGCCCGAGACCAGGAAGAGCGGCCCCAGCACCGAGGAGGCCCACAGCGCCCGGGCCCCCAGCGTGGAGAGCAGGACGCCGGTGTAGAGCCCCAGGCCGATGCCCACCACCAGGTTGGCGGCCCGCAGCCCCTCCGCCCGAGGCAGGGCCAGGGCGCGCGCCCGGCGCACCAGCCCGCCGAGCGGCCCCAGCCGGCCCGCCAGCCACCCGGCCTGGTCGTCGGCCAGCGCCGCCAGCGCCACCAGCAGCGACACCGGGTAGACCACCAGCAGGATCCAGGCGCCCCAGCTCATGGGGGAGGTCCAGCGGAAGGCCAGGTAGAAGCGCCAGACGAAGAGCTTGTGCTCCAGGTCCAGGAAGAGGGCCACCATGCCCACCGTCACCAGCGCCGGGGCCGCGAAGGGGAGCCAGCGCAAGGCCCGCGAGCGCTCCCCCGGCCGGGCCAGCAAGAGGGTGGTCAGGATCATCACCCCGGCGGCCATGCCGCCCAGGAACAGGTAGACGGGGATCTCCCAGCCCCAGACGTGCAGCTGCGGATCGACCAGGTGGCTGTGACGGGCGACGTCGAGCTCGGTCATGGCGACTCCCGCCTAGGTGAGGAAGAAGACGTAGGGCCGGGTGCCGGCCCCGGGCTGGAGGACCAGGTTGGGCCGCCGGTTCACCAGGCGGGACACCTCGCTGGCCGGGTCGGCCAGGTCGCCGAAGGTGAGCGCCCGGGTCGGGCAGGTCTCCTGGCAGGCCGGCACCTGGCCGCGCTCGACGCGGTGCAGGCAGAAGGTGCACTTGTCCACGTAGCCGTCGGGGTGGACCCAGCGGGCGCCGTAGGGGCAGGAGGCCATGCAGGCCTTGCAGCCGGTGCACTTGTGCTTGCTCACCAGCACCACCCCCCCGTCGGCCACGTGGCTGGCGCCGGTGGGGCAGGCGGCCACGCAGGGCGTGTCGCCGCAGTGGTTGCAGCGCTCGGAGCGGATCTGCATGGTCAGGTCGGGGAAGGTCCCGTGGACCTCCTGCACGATCCAGTCGCGGAAGCCGCCGCTGGGCAGGGCGTTCTCGGTCTTGCAGGAGATGACGCAGGCGTTGCAGCCCACGCAGCGGCGGGTGTCCACCGCCATGGCGTAGCGGCGGGCGGTCATGCCACCTCCGGCGCGCGCTCGAAGCGCACGAAGTTCACGTTCATGCCTGTGCCGCCCATGATGGGGTCCAGCTTGTAGCGGG is a genomic window containing:
- the lpxB gene encoding lipid-A-disaccharide synthase — protein: MAEEILIVAGEASADLHAARVLQELKRLRPGLTAFGVGGPRLRAAGLEVLFPAEDISVMGLVEVLPRIPRILAILRGLKAAAATRRPKVALLVDLPDFNLRLASSLKAQGVRVVYYISPTIWAWRRGRARHIAQVVERMLCILPFEPAAYQGSGVRASFVGHPFAERPQPAGPAHYRRALGLAEGRTTVALIPGSRRSELRRLFPPMLEAAERIRAVHPDVQFAVPVAPTLAREELAPFLAAHATLDVTLVEGRADEVVGASDAALVKSGTATLEAGLMLRPLVVVYKFSWLSYLVARLLVRLTFFSLVNLLVGRRVVPELLQGGASPEAMAAEILAVLPEGPARRAQLEGLAEVRASLGEPGAPERVAQVVAEELAR
- a CDS encoding NAAT family transporter — encoded protein: MFSDALALSLVSLSAVFFVVDPLSAVPFFLAMTRDHTAERRRQTALRASVTAALVLSAFALAGAWIFKLLGIGLPAFKVAGGMVLLLLALDMIRTQPSKTRITEGEVAAGAGKEDIAIVPLAMPLLAGPGSIATCIVLMARARAGPWWHALPVLGAIGITCAAAFVILASATRTERVLGPTGLAILERAAGLLLVAIAVQFMMDGLAEGLPGLAGLAGQPR
- a CDS encoding polyprenol monophosphomannose synthase — protein: MSGARKALVCLPTYDERENLGPMVEAVLAVAPQVDILVIDDNSPDGTGRLADELAARQPRVKVLHRAGKEGLGKAYLAGFAWALARDYGLVLEMDCDFSHDPRHLPELLAAAETADLVLGSRYVRGGGTVNWGLGRKLISLGGSLYARTILGLSIRDLTGGFKCFRREVLEGIDLGSVQCTGYAFQIELTYRAVRRGFQVREVPITFVDRRVGHSKMSRRIVLEAIRKVWSIRLSGW
- a CDS encoding 4Fe-4S dicluster domain-containing protein; this encodes MTARRYAMAVDTRRCVGCNACVISCKTENALPSGGFRDWIVQEVHGTFPDLTMQIRSERCNHCGDTPCVAACPTGASHVADGGVVLVSKHKCTGCKACMASCPYGARWVHPDGYVDKCTFCLHRVERGQVPACQETCPTRALTFGDLADPASEVSRLVNRRPNLVLQPGAGTRPYVFFLT
- a CDS encoding chemotaxis protein, which produces MLLVGVVAYLGSTTLAAHIEELSDVEFPAYRAIATIKEGQTAVARGLNTVVQRRATADMLESGHADVRDAFGRIDGAWKAFEALERSTEVGQAWAGVKGPFGDWRGRAARLQATIEDRTRRLRSGTSKDDPAVLALDEDIFSQYGELRRAFKPAEAPVLAVAAAVERELELTQAASQRDAGRTVTALLIAILVGAALLIALGALLGRRIGGTVAALVGEAGKLRQAVQAGQLGVRGDEAAVEGEFRPIIAGINETMAAVERPTRMVVECVSRIGQGDIPPKITERYQGDFDLIKGSLNGCIDAVNALVADASMLARAGVEGRLATRADASKHQGDFRKVVAGVNDTLDAVIGPLNVAARYVDQISKGQIPEKITAAYAGDFNTIKENLNRCVDAVNRLVADAGMLAQAGVEGRLATRADASKHEGDFKKVVEGVNQTLDAVIGPLNVAARYVDEISRGAIPQKITERYAGDFNTIKDNLNTCIDAVNRLVADAGTLVDAAVAGRLATRADASKHQGDFKKIVDGVNQTLDAVLAPITEAAGVLEKLSTRDLRARVTGSYQGEHARIKDSLNATGQALEEAISQVAAAVEQVSSASQQIAASSQAVASGASEQASSLEQTSSSLESVLSITRQATDHAQQANTLAAEARTAATDGAAAVEQMQGAMGKIKASAESTSQIIRDINDIAFQTNLLALNAAVEAARAGEAGRGFAVVAEEVRSLALRAKEAAMKTEELIRQSVKQAGEGEVTARHMAGKLGEIVSGIGKVSDIVSEIAAAAKEQSSGIDQVNQAVGEMDKVTQQNAASAEESSSAASELNGQAEELAAMVGAFQLSRGATSGQVRRPTATSQQARAAAPTRRPAAALRGKPGPDAFPMDQADDVRDF
- the nrfD gene encoding polysulfide reductase NrfD, whose amino-acid sequence is MTELDVARHSHLVDPQLHVWGWEIPVYLFLGGMAAGVMILTTLLLARPGERSRALRWLPFAAPALVTVGMVALFLDLEHKLFVWRFYLAFRWTSPMSWGAWILLVVYPVSLLVALAALADDQAGWLAGRLGPLGGLVRRARALALPRAEGLRAANLVVGIGLGLYTGVLLSTLGARALWASSVLGPLFLVSGLSTGAALLMLFPVSHDERHALARWDLWAIGAEVVLLLLFLVGLASGPAASQAAAGLLLGGPYTAAFWALVVVTGLGVPALLEVLEGRKVLRATLVAPALVLVGGLALRWIMVAAGQV